The Rhodamnia argentea isolate NSW1041297 chromosome 10, ASM2092103v1, whole genome shotgun sequence sequence CATAGTAAAGTTTATGGAACATCCATCCAATTTCAGCAAAACAACTTTCCATTCATGAGAAGACttgaaaagaaagataaaagactTCCAACCAAACCTTCTTCTGGAGTTTGTGACATGGTAGAGACAATTACGAGaaacaatgagagagagagagagagagagagagagagagagagagcatacaaAAATGCGCATTGCAAGCCATATATTATTCCCTCAACTACATCAATATATTAATCGTATCAGATTAAATGCCACAACCATGGATGAAAGATTACAGAAGTCATTAACTACACAATGTCAACAATAGGAGCATGGGAGGCTGTAAATTTAAGTACATACTTCTATAAGCACAGAAATTGTTCAGAGGAATCCGTAGAATTGTATACGTATTATAAGGTTGAATTATGATTACTGAAAAAGGTGAGGTTCCAGCAGCATAGACCATCGTTGgcaaaaatcaaatcagaaGTAGCATCATAACCATCAACATTAGTCAAGAATATAGAAGTGACCATTGCGTCGATAAATGGTAACTGCACGTAAAAACAAACATTTAGAAAAAGAAGCAACTATGCTAAAACTCAGGATACGATGTGAAATAagaagtttttcttttgattcctGTACCATGGAGCCAGTTCAATTGAAGTCACCAGACAATGAAACGTTCTCAAATTATAACCCATGATACACTTCCACACTTTACCTTCATGTACTGAggaaagaagctcttgaagcAAACACAGTTTCATTCTGAGATCATTATTGACTATGCATAATTAAAAACTGATCGTCTCCTTTAAAGCAGTAGTTCAGATCAAAGACACAGCTCGTGACTCAATAACAGTAAGGAACCATTAGAAAATTAGTGGGctcatgataaaggaaaatatactTTGTCTGATGTAcggcaaaaaaaatattgcaggAATAAATCAGCTGTCATCCCAATAAAGTGACAGTATGTACATTCCAGCACCATCTAAGTACAGATATTCATTATCGAGGAAAGCGACAAAATGCTAAATGGACTTGGTCAACATACTTCTTCTGACAAGCATTTGATACACATGTACGAAAATCTGTTGTGCTTCATTTTCATTATCAGATTGGAGATGAGCTCCAATCTTCAAATAACATCAATGTTCCCACCAAATTTTGAGGGAAGGACCAAATCATGTCCCCCTTTATCTGCTAGTAATTATTTGCAACTTAGCTTGCACAAAAGGGACCAATTTTACCAAGATAATATATACAAGAAGCAGAAAGAAACAACAATGGTTAGATAAAACAACAATGAACTTCAGTCTGACttcttccaaccaaaaaaaaaaaagccctaatGTTCTATCTGTAATACCAATGAGCTATTCTTTATCCTGTAGGTCCAAATTATTGGCACAGttaaaggggaaaagaaaatcctTAGCGCACACCGTACTACCCTGTGCTCGGCTATGCAGCCAACAGTCCATTCCACATGCGCACCCGTAATAGGTGATACAAGGAAACGATCTTTGCCTCAATTTTGAAGGTTTTCCTATTACACCCGATACCAATACCGTAGACACAGATTCCCCGCACAGGTTATATGAACTAAGGAATCGCAATTGCTCCAGAATCGAAACCAAACTCACAACACACTACAAGTGATTTGCATGTAAGCAGAGAACAAAAACTACAATTTTATATCCAATAACTTACTTTGCCATCCATTTTGGGTGCTGTTGGCTTATACGGACATGCTGGAGGAGTCCTCACAGGCTTCCTGTACTCCCACCCGAAAAGCGCGTATACTTTCGCCTGCGAATTTTCACCGTTAGAATTCTCACATCGCGAGCTCGCGGAGCCAAATTCGACGCGAAGCCCACGAAAGCCACCAAAAGGGCAAATAACCAGCACCACCATGGTCGACCCAATACAATCCTTCAACTACGAATTCGACCGAACAATTACCCCATGAAAAGAAACCCAAGAAATTCCAACCCCGTTCGCGCGATTTCGCTCGTTGATCCCAGCCAAATTAGTTGCGCAGGCGAATTAAACAAGCGACGAAAACGGCGCGAGCGCAGGAGCGTCTTACCATGATGAAATCGAAGAGGAGAGGCAGTAAGTTCACGATCGGGACGATGAAGAGAGGCAACAAGCACACCAAGCAAACCTGATGCAAGAATCCTACACGAGGTTAAGGAAAACAAACTCGAAGAATTCGCATCGATGAAGATGATCGCGGAAAGCTTCGGAGATTCCGGAGGATTTACCATGTTGAATCGGATGGCGCGTTCGAGAGGACAGATTGCAGCAAATTCCTGCTCCCCGGCAGCGGTCGAATCGCGATCGTTTCCTCGGGAGTTTTCCGGTAAACCACCGCTTGGAACTTCGCAGGAGACTTACGGGGACTGGAGGATATAACCGTACAATGGCTTGCGTCGGTCGGGTTTTCGGGTCAATCTCTTGCATTCGGGATCCGGATCCGGATCcggatccagactttatgagttgATAGTTTTCCTGCTCTCATCGAAATAGCAGAAACATGTTTTCATTCACTCCATGTTACTTTAAGCAGGTTCCAACACTTGAAGATAGCCGCGAAACAACAATTTGAAcccaattcaaattttaaagaattGGGTCTTTCAACTAGGACCACAGAGAATCATATGTGTAATGATCTACTTCGTCTAGCATGAACCGCTTATGCAAAATGATCCTTGTAGATTTTTCACGAAATTTCGTTTCGTGGTCTGTTCACATTATACAAATAGATTATTCCAAGAGAATTAACGTTCTCGTTATCCGTAAGTTGTTCGCCAAATTTTAATTATCCCTTGTTATACAACTTGTTCTCCTTCTACAAAGGCCCATCCAGACTTGGACCCATTTTGCTTTTAATAGTTTGTTCTCATTTTGCAGAGCCAAAGCCGTTCAATGCTTTAGACACCCTCAAGTGAATTTGTATCCGCGACTCTCTTTTTTAGTTCaaaatttgttatatttttagGAAAAGCAATTGATATGCTAATATGCTTGTCAATATTGACATAGCAAAGCGACTAGATACTACGCTTTATTTGCAGCCTTTTAGGAAACTATCTCATATTTTGTTTAGTGATGAAATTGGGATCATATACTTTAGACTTCAATTTACTCAGTTTGTACTTTAGTTTACCAAAGCAAAAATTGTTTTGGTTTCAGTGGCAATTGACTGAAACTTATGTTCATGGATCACCAAAGAAGCACAGGGTCGTCGAGCTAATATATAAACTCGCAAATAACATTATTTGATTGGGTCAAGGCAGTCCATGCGAAGGCGACAAAAACGAAAATGATCCTGCACTTGTCAGTAGCTTTAGATTATTTTGTAATCATTGAGATTTCGTATGGAATTctctcactattttttttttcctctttttgattgTGACAAAATA is a genomic window containing:
- the LOC115735039 gene encoding uncharacterized protein LOC115735039, which encodes MVCLVCLLPLFIVPIVNLLPLLFDFIMAKVYALFGWEYRKPVRTPPACPYKPTAPKMDGKVGEGDALGVPESTGKPPEVADKKDD